A segment of the Coffea arabica cultivar ET-39 chromosome 8c, Coffea Arabica ET-39 HiFi, whole genome shotgun sequence genome:
AGAAAGCCTAAGCAAGAGAAACAAAGAGTAGAAATTCAAATCCTTATAACCAATCGATATGGTTCGTTGTGGCGGGTCACCATCACGTCGCGGTTGCGGTTGTTTCACATCCGTCGCGACATATCGATTGGATATCGGGTGATACGCACATTATagcatataaaaattttcaaaaaaatttgtaaaatttattaaaaatagaaaataccaaaaatgcacaatctgaaaaaaaaaaaatatccgaATCGACTCCGAATAGACTCGGATATTTTGACCAATTCCATGCATCACATATTCGAATCAGCCAATATCAGTCGAGTCAAAATGAATTACCGCGAATATGGAATTATCCATGATTCAAGAATCGGTATAGTACCTGTCCCCTACGTTCCGGTTATAATTCGACTGAGATGGCAAACCATGCTTATAACATTGGCAATAATATATTTAGATGCCTAGATCAGAATATTGATGTTTTtcttattaattcatttattggTTGGGATGAACAGAAGCTTGAACTTTTGTAGCTTTGCATTATCGAAGGTGATGTCTGACATAAAAGATAAAGTCATGACTAAGTTTTCCTATCTGTTCATTAAGGAGATGATTAGGGGCAGCTGCACAGAGATCTTTTCCTTCTCAACCTTCCTTTTTTAACTCTTCCAGAATTTGGGGCTGGAAAAGCAGGGAGAGTCTGAGCAAATAAGTGATAGAGGCCAAGCAAAGGAACATGCAGATAATCTATTGCAATATACGCCTAGGATATTTTTAAATTGTTTAAAGTTTTTAGGTATACTTTGCCCTCATGTATATACTTGCATACCATATACGCCGGATTCATGTGGTAATCCAATCATCATTGTTCATGAGAAACAGAAGTCTAAATTGCTCCTCTACTAGTGTAAACTACGAATGAAGCAATCCCTACACATGCACTaaacagggaaaaaaaatggctaTTAACCTTCAACAACAGCTCATCACATGCATCTAAatgaagagaaagaaagaatcgAGAAAAGGAAATGCAACTGAGATAACGTTAAGTTGAAGGAGCATATAATGCAACTCATAGATGAGGCAAAGAAACAATATAAGCAAGAAACATCTAACTTGGCTACCATACTTACGCACTGATAGCACCCCCTCCCTTAGCATGACCATCGAATTTAGTGACAATCACAGCTCCAACAGAGACACTCTGTTTGAAAGCTCGAGCTTGATCAAATGCTGCTTGACCAATGCTACTATCAATCAGAAACACCACGAGATCTGGTTTCTGGAACGTTACCGGAAAGGGCTTTAAAATTACAACTAAAGACATTTAAGCTTGCACTCAATTGGACTCATAATCTTGAAGTTACCGTTGCCTCATACAGTTGACGCATCTCTTCAAGAAGTGCGACCTCTTGTTTGTGACGACCACTTGTATCAATAATGATCAGATCACGGTTTTCATTCTTGAACCGTTTCAGTCCTTCCAAAGCAACTTCTGTAGGATCTGACTCTGTGGAACTGTTTaggcaaaaaagaaaagggtaaTTATTGCAACTTACAAATTCCTATGAAATGAACTTCAAGATCAGCAATAGTCCACTGAAGGAATGAAACAAACATGATCAGAGTCCTTCTAAAAGCTGCACGAGGGAAAAAAGTCATAATCTAAATTGAAACTGCTGTGTAACTATTTACTATTTCAAGTTTTTTCAGCAAAAACTATCAGCAACTATATAGCTTGAAGAATTCATCACAATTGCTTTGCTGGTTGTAAGCCCCTCAAAGGATgatcaactttttattttatgaaactGCACAACAAATTTATTAAACTTTAACAAACTAGGGACGCATGATGACAAATTGTAAAACACTAGAATTCGTAATGCCATTTTGGCTGCGTTATGTCCTAGGCATCTATTTGACTGCAAAATTATGCATTCAAAGTTTCAGTTACCTTCCATAATAAGGTATATTTACTTTCACAGCATCTTGTTTTAACTGGTCAAGAGCACCATCTCTGAATGTATCAGCACAGATCAATGCTGGTTTCCATCCCTTCTTCTGATGATAATAGGCATATTTGGCACACGTGGAGGTCTTCCCTGTTCCTGAAATTTAAATCGTGAACGTTGAAAAATAGGCAAACTAGGTTtgacaggaaaaaaaaacacagatCCAACACTAATTATTTCACAGGTGTTACCCATACCATATAAACAGAGACATAGATACTATACTGAATTAGCAATATATTGAAGAGAACCATACCTTGTAAACCAACAAACATCACAACACTAGTTTTCCCCTTTCGCGGGGTAAAAGATGGTTTTCCCGGATTTAACATGTTGCACAGCTCACTAAATATGCTCTGCACAAAATTGAAGAGATTGTGGCAGTCAAAGATGAAATAGTGCATGAAATAAGAAGCAAGCATGATATGCTCTTTGCCCGGAATTTAGGCAGATGTATAGAAAATTGTAGACCTTGAATCATAAATTTGCAGTAGAGAAAACTTGAGATAAGACCCTATCTGGCCTTTTCACAAAGGATGTACCAAAATAGAATCTTGCAAGTAGGCTATTAAGAGTGCCTATTTATTGTTTTGATTTCAATCAGGGGCATACACACATTCCCCAGGTCAGTACTACTATTTACCAGGCAGTCTCATGATCATCTACCAAAGAGCAATGGAAAGTTGTAAGCTTGTAACCCCGAAAAAATAGAAATCAATCAACCAATAAACTGCTTATCTCTCTCAACCAATAACCTCCTATACAACCAGCTGCGAAATCAGGCAACAAAACATTCACCATACTTAATTTTGCTTCTACCTCCTAAATTTTCACATATTTCAAACTTGATGTGGGCGTTAGCCAAGTCCAAATGAACTGCATGCAgtcaataaaataacaaaagcACGGAAAATTAAACCAAGAAAAAGAATACCTCTTCAAGAATTTTGCGCTTATTGATCCCTGATGGCAGATTGTTGAGATTGGCACTCTTCTTGACATTGTTCACCAATTCCTTAACTAAATGAAAGGGCACATCACCTCGAAGAAGTGCCCGGGTGATCTCATTGAGACATTCATTCACTACGCTCTCATCCACAACAGTAGAATTCTTCATATCCCGAATGGCTTGGGTAAGCCGGTCTTTTAACTCTACCAACATTATGATGATTGATGCCGCCTTCTTACTCTTAACCAAATATGTCTATCAAGAACTGCGAGAACGATACTGCAAGATCAAGAAAACTTCAGAAACTCGCATGCACATGCAGATGCACGTCAAGGTACAAAATTGTACAAGCCCACATGCACAAAATCAATGCCAGCGCTCAAATTGAATTGGAAAATTGGGGAAGagacagaaaaagaaaattaacatGTTAGCGGAGCCCTGGAAATCAAACAACGATTACAATACCTTTGCAGAGTTTTGGTGCAGATTAAGGGAAAAACTAACAATAATATTGGTTGGGGATACTGTTAGCTACCTTCATATCATGCAACTACCTACGTAATTTTTGGTTTTTCGTAAAAATAGCTTGAGATTAGAAGTAAGCCAGAGATGAATTTTGAGTATTATTATTGTTTGAAACGTCCCTCTTACTAGAAGATTCTAGAATGAACTTTAAATGCTTCTAAAGTCTACCTATTGATAACGTTACAAAAAAGGaccaaaatctgaaatttgtcgTAATGATCCTTAATCCTTTAGACACATAagtgaaattgaaatttgttgtaATGACCCTTAATCCCTAGACACATAAGTGAAATCATTAAGATACTAAAGTTTGAAATctaatatttaaatttattaagcTACTAAATTGTCAAATAGTGAAATCATTTAAGcatattttgtattaagtgataagtaaacAATATTTTAAATTAAGCGATGAGTGAACAAagtatcacttatttttttgaataagTTTTGCCTAAATAATTTAAAGCCATTTAGTTTATtacgatttttattttttttgttatcaaatataATTGAACAATATTAACGTCTGAAtccattaattttaaatattaaattaaattataaatatgaCCTGTTAACagctgaatccattaaatttaagtgctaaaattaaattatcaaataaagtCATAGTCACACATTATATCCTTAATATAGTGAgagttattttaaattattagCAATTAACAAGCATCCATTGTATATTTTCCAAATTGCGTACCACTGATCTAATTGCAAAACAAACCCCTATCgtgaaattttttgaattttcaagATAATTTAGAAGTAACCAATTTATATTGTCGTAATTGGAATTACAGCAACGTATTCTTGCCGAATGCTCTCGTTCCGAATGGTTTCTTGGTCATTGAGAGGAGGATTAAGTGGCTCACTCCCAGTCCCAGACAGAAAGACTTGAGAACTCAACAGCGTAAAAAGATTCATGTGACGCATATATTACATGGCTGATAGAACCATTTCAGCTCAGCATTTCATGGCTGACAGAAGAATCTGATACTCTTGTCTGAACGAGACTGGACCTTT
Coding sequences within it:
- the LOC113705319 gene encoding signal recognition particle subunit SRP54 2-like, giving the protein MLVELKDRLTQAIRDMKNSTVVDESVVNECLNEITRALLRGDVPFHLVKELVNNVKKSANLNNLPSGINKRKILEESIFSELCNMLNPGKPSFTPRKGKTSVVMFVGLQGTGKTSTCAKYAYYHQKKGWKPALICADTFRDGALDQLKQDAVKVNIPYYGSSTESDPTEVALEGLKRFKNENRDLIIIDTSGRHKQEVALLEEMRQLYEATKPDLVVFLIDSSIGQAAFDQARAFKQSVSVGAVIVTKFDGHAKGGGAISAVAATKCPVIFIGNGEQLDKFEAFNAKAFVCRLLGKHHPAELVDRFRDSVSLDEQAALCQMFTDGENFTFKKYQAVVRHNYKMGPLLLSQVRDLQPNVQENVKPEQMKKYLIMMDSLTSEELNSSNPKIMKESRIRRIAQGSGCHVGDVMKMLEHYKQLANMCTRRKMDNMARMISRGRMPSGAGMSGDLMNMFRQLSSSAGMARMLSEAI